TTTCTGATCGGTCTGATGGGCAGTGTACATTGTTTAGGAATGTGCGGCCCGCTTGCTTTTGCTGTCCCCACCTTAAAAAAGGGCTGGGGTTTTCTCGTACTGGATAAATTGAGTTATCAGGGAGGAAGGGTTATTGCTTATTGTATACTCGGTGCCATTATTGGTCTGATTGGCCGGCAGATCTGGCTTGCGGGTGTACAGCAATATATCAGTATCATCAGTGGTCTGCTGATTCTGATTGCCGCTATTTCAAAACTACTTAAATTCTCTGCCGGCAGGATTAATTCCAGATTATTACAGCCTTTCAACCGCTTGTTGGGTTATGCTTTAAAACATCAGGCCAATCACCTGATCATAGGAATTGTCAATGGTTTTCTACCCTGCGGACTGGTTTATCTGGCCTTAACCGGAGCACTGAATACGGGTACAGTAAAAACAGCCGTTGAATATATGTTCTGGTATGGATTAGGCACTGTTCCTCTGATGTTTATTGCCGGAATAAGCGCAGGTTTTACCACAGCAATTTTCAGAAGAAAGATCAATAATGTCATCCCTTATCTGATGATTGTACTCGGAATCTGGTTTATATTCCGGGGAATGGAGCTTAATATTCCCTATATAAGTCCGGCCAAAACCGGAACTTCCATATGCAGTAATTAAATTATCCCGGGTTATCCGGACATACTAAACAATTGTGTTTGAGGCTGATTAGCATAAAGCCTTGAATCGAGCGCCATACAGATATTTCTTAAAAACCGTTTCCCCTGTTCAGTAACTTTCATTTCTGTTTCTCCTATAGTGACCAACCCATCCCGGGCAATTGAAGACATCCGTTCCAGACCTTCACTGAAACCTTCACTTTGTTCTTCAGCTTTAGCCCATGAGGTTTCTCCTTTACACATCAGGTTTAAGATATGTCTCCGGATCACAAGATCTTCCTGACTCAGAATATGGCCTTTAAAAACTGGGATTTTACCTTCGTTTACCAGACTGATATAATCTTCTACTTTTTTAACATTCTGAGCAAATGCAGACCAGCTATCACTGATAGATGAGACCCCCAGTCCAATCATCAGTTCGCTATACTGGTGAGTATATCCCATAAAATTACGATGTAACCTGCCCGCTTTCTCTGCAGTATATAAACTATCAGTACTAAGCGTAAAGTGGTCCATTCCAACTTCAGTGTATCCTCCATTTTTCAGCATCTCCCGGCCCAGTTCATATAGCTGCTGTTTTTCTGCCGCAGAAGGTAAATCAAGTTCCGTATACCTGCGCTGTCCGGGTCTTACCCATGGAACATGCGCATAACTATAAAAGGCGATTCTGTCAGGACGCAAAGCCAGCACCGATGTTATAGTAGCTGACAAACCTTCGATATGCTGTAAAGGAAGACCATAAATCAAATCAAAATTGACAGAATAATATCCAATAGCTCTGGCCTGACTGGTTACCAGGGCAACTTCTTCTACGCTTTGTATTCGGTTAATTGCCAGTTGTACTTTAGGATCAAAATCCTGAATCCCTAAACTCAAACGTTTAAAGCCCAACTGATATAAAGTATTTAAATGTGCCTCTGTGGTATTTGAAGGATGAGCTTCAAAGCTGAATTCTGCTTCTTCATGAACAATAGCCGGGTTTAGAATTCCGCCTATCAGTAGTTCAAGATTTTCAGGACTAAAGAAAGTTGGTGTACCGCCGCCCAGATGAAGTTCCCGGATGACAGGTTTACTATCAAAGAGTTTATAGTATAATTCCCATTCTTTCAGGACAGCTTCGATATAGGGTACTTCTACTTTGTGATTACGCGTAATCCGTGTATTGCACCCGCAATAGGTACATAAGCTTTCACAAAAAGGCAGGTGCAGGTATAAACTGATCCCATCCTGATGATTGCTATGTGTAAATGATTTACTCACAGCCCGGCCCCATTTCCCCTGATCAAACCGTTCTGTATCCCAGTAAGGTACCGTAGGATAACTTGTGTAGCGTGGTGCAGCAACATGGTACTTTGCCATCAATGTTTTAATGTTCATGGTCAGGTGTTTTAGGATGAGCCTGATCACAGGATCCGGAACAAATACAGGCAGAACCCAAACAACGGTTCTGCTGCCACTTATCAAGATTTAAGATGGTTTCTCTGGCTAATGCCAATGATAACTCATCGGTTGTATCAGCCATCAGTGAAACAGCTGGAACATTGGCAATTTTAATATTACGACCGGCCGCTGCCTCCTGATCGATATGTACAGTTGATGTAGACCGGGTAGCGATATATTTCACGCCCAGATCAGCAAGACTATTAATCACAGCTGCCGAAACAACATCTTCTGTAAATACGATAACAGCCTC
This portion of the Pedobacter lusitanus genome encodes:
- a CDS encoding sulfite exporter TauE/SafE family protein, whose translation is MSDQYLAFLIGLMGSVHCLGMCGPLAFAVPTLKKGWGFLVLDKLSYQGGRVIAYCILGAIIGLIGRQIWLAGVQQYISIISGLLILIAAISKLLKFSAGRINSRLLQPFNRLLGYALKHQANHLIIGIVNGFLPCGLVYLALTGALNTGTVKTAVEYMFWYGLGTVPLMFIAGISAGFTTAIFRRKINNVIPYLMIVLGIWFIFRGMELNIPYISPAKTGTSICSN
- the hemN gene encoding oxygen-independent coproporphyrinogen III oxidase, whose amino-acid sequence is MNIKTLMAKYHVAAPRYTSYPTVPYWDTERFDQGKWGRAVSKSFTHSNHQDGISLYLHLPFCESLCTYCGCNTRITRNHKVEVPYIEAVLKEWELYYKLFDSKPVIRELHLGGGTPTFFSPENLELLIGGILNPAIVHEEAEFSFEAHPSNTTEAHLNTLYQLGFKRLSLGIQDFDPKVQLAINRIQSVEEVALVTSQARAIGYYSVNFDLIYGLPLQHIEGLSATITSVLALRPDRIAFYSYAHVPWVRPGQRRYTELDLPSAAEKQQLYELGREMLKNGGYTEVGMDHFTLSTDSLYTAEKAGRLHRNFMGYTHQYSELMIGLGVSSISDSWSAFAQNVKKVEDYISLVNEGKIPVFKGHILSQEDLVIRRHILNLMCKGETSWAKAEEQSEGFSEGLERMSSIARDGLVTIGETEMKVTEQGKRFLRNICMALDSRLYANQPQTQLFSMSG
- a CDS encoding lactate dehydrogenase, producing the protein MRVVAYSIKSFEKEPLAIANHKKHDITLISNSLSPDTVSYAAGKEAVIVFTEDVVSAAVINSLADLGVKYIATRSTSTVHIDQEAAAGRNIKIANVPAVSLMADTTDELSLALARETILNLDKWQQNRCLGSACICSGSCDQAHPKTPDHEH